The genome window GCCATTATTCTGGTGATAGCAGCCCTGTTCGGAATAGTTCTGCATTACAGCCTGTTTTTCTGGTTAATCATAATTCTGAACAGTTTTATCTTCGCCTCCATTGCCATCTGTTCGGCGATGCTGGTTAAGTCTCATGCCGACCAGTCGCTGTTTTCAAATTTTATTATAACTCCCATGGCGTTTCTTGGGGGAACCTTTTTTCCTGTTGAAAATTTGCCTTTCCGGGCTCAAAAATTGTTAAATCTTTTGCCCCTTACGCATGCATCCCATGCCATAAGAGATGCTTCTTACGGCAATATGCCGAATATATTCCCTTATCTTCTTCTCTCAGGAATAGGGGTAATCTTTTTCATAGCAGGGGTCTTTTGCGTTAACAAAGCCAAAAGCTGATTGGAAATATTGCCGGGAGCGATCCAAACTAACAGGAAATTTATTCAAAGCCATTTTTTGCTTCTTTCGCGGTTGTGGATTTAACTGTGTGGGTATAAATCATGATTCCCGGCGC of Desulfosarcina sp. BuS5 contains these proteins:
- a CDS encoding ABC transporter permease — protein: MIKGWFAVYYRELLILRRKFFRQAASMSIAPLLYLIAFGLGMGRNITVDGHSYMEFLVPGLVAMTSMTQAFAIGVEINVARFYWHIFDEFQSAPVSNLAYVIGETLAGITRALLSSAIILVIAALFGIVLHYSLFFWLIIILNSFIFASIAICSAMLVKSHADQSLFSNFIITPMAFLGGTFFPVENLPFRAQKLLNLLPLTHASHAIRDASYGNMPNIFPYLLLSGIGVIFFIAGVFCVNKAKS